A single Candidatus Eremiobacteraceae bacterium DNA region contains:
- a CDS encoding STAS domain-containing protein encodes MNQKARALPYSHDDPADLIVVRDDVEGISILHVFANLDLENAGALAEEIKVFPRSRPLIVDLSKCNFIDGACVEQLARAYADRGDRFGIVVQPGSWIERVLQMVQPLRELPLATSDHEALPRFCAPKPKSKPFLSVAASL; translated from the coding sequence ATGAACCAAAAAGCGCGTGCACTCCCTTACTCCCACGACGATCCGGCCGACCTCATCGTCGTTCGCGACGACGTCGAGGGCATTTCGATCCTTCATGTCTTCGCCAATCTCGATCTAGAGAATGCCGGCGCCCTGGCGGAAGAAATCAAGGTATTTCCAAGATCTCGTCCGCTTATCGTGGACTTATCGAAATGTAATTTTATCGACGGCGCGTGCGTGGAACAACTTGCGCGGGCTTACGCAGACCGGGGCGATCGCTTTGGAATTGTCGTACAGCCTGGGAGCTGGATCGAGCGGGTTCTGCAGATGGTCCAACCGCTGCGCGAACTACCGCTGGCGACGTCAGATCACGAGGCGTTACCACGATTTTGCGCTCCGAAGCCGAAGTCGAAGCCGTTCCTTTCCGTGGCTGCTTCATTATGA